Proteins found in one Arachis stenosperma cultivar V10309 chromosome 8, arast.V10309.gnm1.PFL2, whole genome shotgun sequence genomic segment:
- the LOC130946934 gene encoding agamous-like MADS-box protein MADS9, translating into MGRGKIEIKRIENSSNRQVTYSKRKNGILKKAKEITVLCDAQVSLIIFAASGKMHDYISPSTTLIDILERYHKTSGKRLWDAKHENLNSEIERIKKENDGMQIELRHLKGEDINSLNYKELMGLEEALENGLQSVREKQMEVYRMFRRNDKILEEENRELNFILQQRVAVMEGAREMDDGFDQGVRDFNSQMPFAFRVQPIQPNLQERM; encoded by the exons ATGGGAAGGGGTAAGATAGAGATCAAGAGGATCGAGAACTCAAGCAACAGGCAAGTCACCTACTCAAAGAGAAAGAATGGGATCCTGAAGAAGGCAAAGGAAATCACTGTTCTATGTGATGCTCAGGTTTCCCTAATCATCTTTGCTGCTTCTGGGAAGATGCATGACTATATCAGCCCTTCCACCAC GTTAATTGACATCCTGGAGAGATACCACAAGACCTCTGGTAAGAGACTCTGGGATGCCAAGCATGAG AACCTAAACAGTGAAATAGAAAGAATTAAGAAAGAGAATGACGGCATGCAAATTGAACTCAG GCACTTGAAAGGGGAGGATATCAACTCACTTAACTACAAGGAGCTGATGGGCTTAGAGGAAGCCTTAGAAAATGGTCTCCAAAGTGTCCGAGAAAAACAG ATGGAAGTGTACAGGATGTTCAGGAGAAAT GACAAGATCTTGGAGGAGGAAAACAGGGAACTTAATTTTATCCTG CAACAACGCGTGGCAGTGATGGAAGGTGCAAGGGAGATGGACGATGGATTTGATCAGGGGGTAAGAGATTTCAATTCTCAGATGCCTTTTGCCTTTCGCGTCCAGCCTATTCAGCCAAATCTTCAAGAGAGAATGTAA